The Flavobacterium sp. K5-23 genome segment AACATAACCGTGAAATGCTTGTTTAGGAATCGTAAAAAGAATGTTTTTCTTCGAATTGTCAAACTTGACGATGGTTTTTGCAATAAGTTTGGTCTGATTGTAAAGAGCAACAGGAACAGGTATTAAATCTTCCCCATATCCAGATAATTTGATCCCTATTTCATAAAAATCAGCTAAGGTTTCATTAATATAAACGCTGTCTATCGATATGTTGTTTTTTTGCTCCGCTTTTGGGATTATGAATAAAGGCGAATCAGAAGTGTCGCTGTTTTTGAGATGTTTCTTTTCCAGTCCCATGGCATCCGTTATGACAATAATATCTTTTTTGAATGCTGATTTATGCGCTTTTACTTTAGCTAGCATTTGGTCCAACTGAAAGGGAATGGCACTGTGTTTTAGGTTTTGCAACTCACTTTGAATTGTTTTGATATCGGTGTTCCAATAATTTTCAGAATTAGTAAGCAAGGAGAAATTTACATTTTCGGGTGTGTTTTCAAGTAATTCTTGAACGGCTCGTTTTAGCAATTCCCCTTTTTTACCTTTGGCTTGCATACTAAATGAATTGTCTAGTATAATATACATTTCGTTAGTAGCATTAAGACTGTCTTCAGCCTTAAAAAAAGGTTGTGCAAATGCAATGATAAGACATATCAATAATAATAAACGAGAGGCGAGAAGCAGCCATTTTTTTATTCTGGAGCTTTTCCTGCTTTGAACAGAAAGTGCAGCCAAAAAACGGACATTGGTGAAGAATTCTTTTTTGAAACGGCGTAATTGAAATAAATGAACCAAAATTGGAATTAGAAGCAAGAAAAGGAAATAAAGAATTTCTGGGTGTTTGAATTGCATTCCGTTTTGTGTTTAGTTCCTATAATTGCACCCTAAAGTAGCTCTATGAATTATAATATTCAAATATAGTATTTAGATTTCAAATTTTAGATTGCTGCTTTCAGAAATTAATGGATTTGTTTTTAAATATGGATCTAGAAAGGAATAAACTACGTTCTTGCTGATTGATAAAATAAGAGTTGTATAAAAAAGACAACCCCGTTTACATACATAAACGGGGTTGCTTTTTTATAAAGAATAGTGTTTTTTAGTTTCAAACTATAAATACTATTTGTTCTTGTCTTTTCTTTTTTTATCTCTGGTTTTAAGCATGTTTCTGTTTACAGATCCGTGAGTTTTCTTTTTAGTAACACCAGGTCCACCTAAATTTACTTTTTTATTCTTTTTAGATTTTTCATGATAAGCACCATCACCTTCCAGTTTTTGTTTTTTCATCATAAACTTAATCGGTTGTCTGTCTTTTTCAGGTTCGATAAGTTTAGAAGAAATTTCTACAATTTCAGGGAAATTTTCGATTTTTAATTCCATATTCATCAATACTTCAACCTCTACTTTTGACTCTTCCTCTCTAGGAGTGATAAAGCTTATTGCGGTTCCTGTAGCATCAGCACGACCCGTTCTACCTATACGGTGCATGTACAATTCAGGTAGTTCCGGCATTTCAAAGTTGACAACATGGGTAATGTTTGAAATGTCCAAACCTCTCGCCATAATGTCAGTTGTAATAAGTCCTCTTAAGTTTCCTTCTTGAAAAGAAGCCATAGTACTCAAACGGTAATTTTGAGATTTATTAGAGTGAATAACTCCAAATTGTCCTTCAAATTCCTCTTCGATACGCACGTGAAGCATATCAGATATTTTCTTGTTATTCACAAAAACTAAAACACGACTCATGTCTTCGTTTTCTTGTAACAAGTGTTTTAATAAATTTACTTTAGTGTTAAAGTTGGGAACATTATAAGTAATTTGTTTAATGTTTTCCAATGGTGTTCCAGAAGCTGAAAGTGTAACTTCTTCAGGATAATCAAAATAATCATTCAAAATAGCATCTACTTCCTCAGTCATTGTAGCTGAGAACAGAATGTTTTGACGTTTTTTTGGCATCATTGCTAAAATAGCTGTCAATTGAGTACGGAAACCTAAATTCAACATTTCGTCAAACTCATCGATAACCAGTTTTTGCATTTCTTCAAATCGAATTACATTATCTAGAGTCAAATCCATAATTCTTCCTGGTGTTCCCACAAGAATGTCGGTACCTTGATACACATTTTTTTTCTGTGTATTAATGTTTACACCTCCAAAGATACCAATGGTTCTTACAGACATGTATTTTGTCAATTTTTCAACTTCTTCTACAACCTGAACCACTAATTCACGCGTAGGAACTAGGATAACAAGTTTAGGAGTATGTGTAGGTGTAAATTTATAAAGCTTTAATAAAGGCAATAAATAGGCAAAAGTTTTACCTGTTCCTGTTTGTGCAATTCCCATCATATCACGCCCAGACATAATCACAGAAAAAGATTTTTCCTGGATAGGAGTAGGTGTCACAAATCCCAATTCATCGATTGCTTTTTGTACTGATTTTGGAAGATTGAATTGCTCGAAAGTAGTCATAAAAATGTATATTTCGTGCAAAGATACGCTTTTTATCAGGATGCCAACATATTGCTATTATAGTTGTAAATTTAGAACGCAATTTTGAAGCTCTGAATGCCCTATTTAAAAGCATTTCTGTCAATATCGTATTTACCGTTATGTAGGTTTTCC includes the following:
- a CDS encoding DEAD/DEAH box helicase, whose translation is MTTFEQFNLPKSVQKAIDELGFVTPTPIQEKSFSVIMSGRDMMGIAQTGTGKTFAYLLPLLKLYKFTPTHTPKLVILVPTRELVVQVVEEVEKLTKYMSVRTIGIFGGVNINTQKKNVYQGTDILVGTPGRIMDLTLDNVIRFEEMQKLVIDEFDEMLNLGFRTQLTAILAMMPKKRQNILFSATMTEEVDAILNDYFDYPEEVTLSASGTPLENIKQITYNVPNFNTKVNLLKHLLQENEDMSRVLVFVNNKKISDMLHVRIEEEFEGQFGVIHSNKSQNYRLSTMASFQEGNLRGLITTDIMARGLDISNITHVVNFEMPELPELYMHRIGRTGRADATGTAISFITPREEESKVEVEVLMNMELKIENFPEIVEISSKLIEPEKDRQPIKFMMKKQKLEGDGAYHEKSKKNKKVNLGGPGVTKKKTHGSVNRNMLKTRDKKRKDKNK